One window of Stenotrophomonas indicatrix genomic DNA carries:
- a CDS encoding dihydrolipoamide acetyltransferase family protein → MSQTKNFNLPDLGEGLPDATIVEWFVKEGDVIKLDEPLVSMETAKAVVEVPSPFSGTVLKLSGAAGDIIPTGAVLASFALDPNLPQRADGQDTGHSHGHAAPAAPAAPTPPPLPTAAAPVAAEEAKPAAAERDDAGTVVGAMQSSNAVHAEQALAVGGVKAVPAVRATARKLGVDLSRVRATGTDGAVTMADVKQAAADGSAKIGAAPAAVAAPAAAAPAPAQVAAPVQSDARTPLSAAGKPMRTQPPGVVAKGQPEPLKGVRRNMARVMADAHSKVVPTTLNDDADIHAWLPGNDVTARLVRSIVVAAQKVPAMNAWFDGEALTRTLHAQVDIGIAVDTDDGLFVPALRNADMLDARGIREGVNRLREQVEARSIAASELSGYTISLSNFGMFAGRYATPVVVPPCVAIVGAGRARHQMTPVMGGVEAHKVIPLSVTFDHRAATGGEAARFLRAMMDDLALAS, encoded by the coding sequence ATGAGCCAGACCAAGAACTTCAACCTGCCCGACCTGGGCGAAGGCCTGCCGGACGCGACCATCGTCGAGTGGTTCGTCAAGGAAGGCGATGTGATCAAGCTGGACGAGCCGCTGGTCTCGATGGAAACCGCCAAGGCCGTCGTCGAAGTGCCCTCGCCGTTCTCTGGCACGGTGCTGAAGTTGTCCGGCGCTGCCGGCGACATCATCCCGACCGGCGCGGTGCTGGCCAGCTTCGCGCTGGACCCGAACCTGCCGCAGCGCGCTGACGGCCAGGACACCGGCCACAGCCACGGCCATGCCGCTCCGGCGGCTCCGGCCGCACCGACGCCGCCGCCGCTGCCGACCGCAGCCGCCCCGGTAGCTGCTGAAGAAGCCAAGCCGGCCGCCGCCGAGCGTGATGACGCCGGCACCGTGGTCGGCGCGATGCAGAGCTCCAATGCGGTGCATGCCGAACAGGCGCTGGCCGTTGGCGGCGTCAAGGCCGTACCGGCCGTGCGTGCCACCGCGCGCAAGCTGGGCGTGGACCTGAGCCGCGTGCGTGCCACCGGCACCGATGGCGCGGTGACCATGGCCGACGTCAAGCAGGCCGCCGCCGACGGCAGCGCGAAGATCGGCGCGGCACCGGCAGCGGTTGCTGCACCGGCGGCTGCCGCACCGGCTCCGGCGCAGGTGGCCGCGCCGGTACAGTCCGACGCACGCACCCCGCTGTCTGCCGCTGGCAAGCCGATGCGCACCCAGCCGCCGGGCGTGGTTGCCAAGGGCCAGCCGGAGCCGCTGAAGGGCGTGCGCCGCAACATGGCGCGTGTCATGGCCGATGCGCACAGCAAGGTCGTGCCAACCACGCTGAACGACGACGCCGACATCCACGCTTGGCTGCCGGGCAACGACGTCACCGCCCGCCTGGTGCGCTCGATCGTGGTCGCCGCGCAGAAGGTGCCGGCGATGAACGCCTGGTTCGACGGTGAAGCGCTGACCCGCACCCTGCATGCGCAGGTCGACATCGGCATTGCCGTGGATACCGACGACGGCCTGTTCGTGCCGGCCCTGCGGAATGCCGACATGCTCGACGCACGGGGCATCCGCGAAGGCGTGAACCGTCTGCGCGAGCAGGTGGAAGCGCGTTCGATCGCTGCCTCGGAACTGAGCGGCTATACCATCTCGCTGTCCAACTTCGGCATGTTCGCCGGCCGCTACGCGACCCCGGTCGTGGTGCCGCCGTGCGTGGCCATCGTCGGTGCCGGCCGTGCCCGCCACCAGATGACCCCGGTGATGGGCGGCGTGGAAGCGCACAAGGTCATTCCGCTGTCGGTGACGTTCGACCACCGCGCCGCCACCGGCGGTGAAGCGGCCCGCTTCCTGCGCGCGATGATGGACGATCTGGCGCTGGCCAGCTGA
- a CDS encoding VOC family protein, producing the protein MFKPSTLLQYVRDVATSATFYRGILGTAPVEQSPGFALFLLGDGAALGLWQRDDVQPPVDAQAGAAELAMVVADAATVQRMHDEWRGLGVRITQAPVTLEFGHTFVGVDPDGHRLRVYSRAEGMVARD; encoded by the coding sequence ATGTTCAAGCCAAGCACCCTGCTGCAGTACGTGCGCGACGTTGCCACCAGCGCCACCTTCTACCGCGGCATCCTCGGCACGGCACCGGTCGAACAGTCGCCCGGCTTTGCCCTGTTCCTGCTCGGCGATGGCGCCGCGCTCGGCCTGTGGCAGCGCGATGACGTGCAGCCGCCAGTGGATGCGCAGGCCGGCGCCGCTGAACTGGCGATGGTGGTGGCAGATGCAGCAACGGTGCAGCGCATGCACGACGAGTGGCGCGGGCTTGGCGTGCGCATCACCCAGGCGCCGGTAACGCTGGAATTCGGCCACACCTTCGTCGGTGTCGACCCCGATGGTCACCGCCTGCGTGTCTACAGCCGCGCCGAGGGCATGGTTGCACGCGATTGA
- a CDS encoding helix-turn-helix transcriptional regulator, with translation MSRALRLNQLLQVLRRHRRPVAGQALAEELGISLRTLYRDIETLREQGADLRGEAGVGYQLEPGDVLPPLTLPPAEIDALVLGLRWVAARTEPALAEAARDALARIAHVLPAARREALRDSGLRVGPSRTAATVPPARLQAVREAVGTQQRLQFAYEDAQGRRSERVVWPFALGYFDEVPMLAAWCEGREDFRHFRLDRIRRVRALPDHYLVPRATLLRRWQKAQGIAPDWLDRS, from the coding sequence ATGTCCCGCGCGCTACGCCTGAACCAGCTGCTGCAGGTGCTGCGCCGCCACCGCCGTCCAGTGGCCGGGCAGGCGCTGGCCGAGGAACTGGGCATCAGCCTGCGTACGCTCTACCGCGATATTGAAACGCTGCGCGAGCAGGGCGCCGACCTGCGCGGGGAAGCCGGTGTCGGCTACCAGCTGGAACCGGGCGATGTGCTGCCGCCGCTGACCTTGCCACCGGCCGAGATCGACGCCCTGGTGCTGGGCCTGCGCTGGGTGGCGGCACGCACCGAGCCGGCGCTGGCCGAGGCCGCGCGTGATGCGTTGGCGCGCATCGCGCACGTGCTGCCGGCGGCGCGACGCGAGGCGCTGCGTGACAGCGGCTTGCGCGTGGGCCCGTCGCGTACGGCGGCTACCGTGCCACCGGCGCGCCTGCAGGCCGTGCGCGAAGCGGTGGGCACGCAGCAGCGGCTGCAGTTCGCCTATGAAGATGCGCAGGGACGGCGCAGCGAGCGCGTGGTCTGGCCGTTCGCACTGGGGTACTTCGATGAAGTGCCCATGCTGGCGGCGTGGTGCGAGGGCCGCGAGGACTTCCGTCATTTCCGCCTGGATCGCATCCGCCGTGTGCGTGCACTGCCGGATCATTATCTTGTGCCGCGCGCCACCTTGCTGCGGCGCTGGCAGAAGGCGCAGGGCATCGCTCCGGACTGGCTGGACCGTTCGTGA
- a CDS encoding NAD-dependent dehydratase produces MRVMLLGATGLVGGHALSQLLADPRCSAVVAPSRRSLAAPHGKLHNPVLDFARLPDAPDWARMDAVICALGSTIAQAGSREAFHRIDHDYPLAFARLALAQGAQAFALNSAAGANPRSSIFYSRVKGELERDLRALRFPSLTLVRPGLIGGERQAVRRGEHFALQALGVLGPVLPRAWRINPAPEIAHALVDAVLAAKPGEHVVPSRDLVG; encoded by the coding sequence ATGCGTGTGATGTTGCTGGGGGCGACGGGACTGGTCGGAGGCCACGCCCTGTCGCAGCTGCTGGCCGACCCGCGCTGCAGCGCCGTGGTCGCGCCCAGCCGTCGCTCGCTGGCTGCGCCGCACGGGAAACTGCACAACCCGGTGCTCGACTTCGCCCGGCTGCCCGATGCGCCGGACTGGGCCCGGATGGACGCGGTGATCTGCGCCCTGGGCAGCACCATCGCCCAGGCCGGCAGCCGCGAGGCGTTCCATCGCATCGACCACGACTATCCGCTGGCCTTCGCCCGCTTGGCCCTCGCGCAGGGTGCCCAGGCCTTCGCGCTGAACTCGGCCGCAGGCGCCAACCCGCGTTCGTCGATCTTCTACAGCCGGGTCAAAGGCGAGCTGGAGCGCGACCTGCGCGCGTTGCGGTTCCCGTCGCTGACGCTGGTGCGGCCGGGGCTGATCGGCGGTGAGCGGCAGGCGGTCCGCCGTGGCGAACACTTCGCGCTGCAGGCACTGGGCGTGCTGGGGCCGGTGTTGCCACGCGCTTGGCGGATCAATCCGGCACCGGAGATTGCGCACGCGCTGGTGGACGCGGTGCTGGCGGCAAAGCCGGGCGAGCACGTGGTGCCGTCGCGCGATCTGGTCGGCTGA
- a CDS encoding diguanylate cyclase, which translates to MTDQPDPRPAPGTAIGPPARVRAVVDDGRGDRVVLQGGNSVALQQLFAGADAPEPLLAAFANGMATLPGELGDMGDRLQSAQASADWPRYGRAMRQLIDKYIRTIDQHSPDGQPDSLRLSEQLRLLLGGAVVALLQHDPDLREQAQALAVRLRQWQPGAALEPIEQGARELGHQIGVRAESWQEQQALLLELFALLLENVSELLDDRSWLQGQIAAVRQLLAGPLEAESVERTRAELREVIYKQGLLRQGIDDSKAAMRSLMGEFIERMDGMAASTGEYHDRIGSYALQLREARSIADLNHLLQEVMQDTGKVQQQAAQARDHLASARQEVERAEQRINQLEQDLRAAGDLARIDPLTQALNRRGLDELLQRELARAARNHSPLGLAVIDLDDFHQTNDEHGHAGGDALLQHLVAVCRLLLRATDGIARLGGDEFVLVLPETPGADSMATVQRLQRSLAHRVLTVQARRVPVHFSAGLSQWQPGDDADSMLRRADDALYVAKREGKNRVHAG; encoded by the coding sequence ATGACGGACCAGCCCGACCCCCGCCCTGCCCCCGGTACCGCCATCGGGCCGCCTGCGCGCGTGCGCGCGGTGGTCGATGACGGGCGCGGCGACCGGGTGGTGCTGCAGGGTGGGAACAGCGTGGCGTTGCAGCAGCTGTTTGCCGGGGCCGATGCACCCGAGCCGCTGCTGGCTGCCTTCGCCAATGGCATGGCCACCTTGCCGGGCGAGCTGGGCGACATGGGTGATCGCCTGCAGTCGGCGCAGGCCAGTGCCGATTGGCCGCGCTATGGCCGGGCGATGCGGCAGCTGATCGACAAGTACATCCGCACCATCGACCAGCACTCACCCGATGGCCAGCCCGACAGCCTGCGCCTGTCCGAGCAGTTGCGGTTGCTGCTGGGCGGCGCGGTGGTGGCACTGCTGCAGCACGATCCCGACCTGCGCGAGCAGGCCCAGGCCCTGGCCGTACGCCTGCGCCAATGGCAACCGGGCGCGGCACTGGAGCCGATCGAACAGGGCGCGCGCGAGCTGGGCCACCAGATCGGCGTGCGCGCCGAAAGCTGGCAGGAACAGCAGGCGCTGTTGCTTGAGTTGTTCGCCCTGCTGCTGGAGAACGTCAGCGAGCTGCTGGATGACCGCAGCTGGCTGCAGGGCCAGATCGCGGCCGTGCGCCAGTTGCTGGCCGGACCGCTGGAAGCCGAATCAGTTGAGCGCACCCGCGCCGAGCTGCGCGAGGTGATCTACAAGCAGGGCCTGCTGCGGCAGGGAATCGACGATTCGAAAGCGGCCATGCGTAGCTTGATGGGCGAGTTCATCGAGCGCATGGATGGCATGGCTGCCAGCACCGGTGAATACCACGACCGCATCGGCAGCTACGCGCTGCAGTTGCGCGAGGCGCGCAGCATCGCCGACCTCAACCACCTGCTGCAGGAAGTGATGCAGGACACCGGCAAAGTGCAGCAGCAGGCGGCGCAGGCGCGCGATCACCTGGCCAGCGCGCGGCAGGAAGTGGAACGCGCCGAGCAGCGCATCAACCAGCTGGAACAGGATCTGCGCGCAGCCGGCGATCTGGCACGTATCGATCCGCTGACCCAGGCCCTGAACCGGCGTGGCCTGGATGAACTGCTGCAGCGCGAGCTGGCCCGGGCCGCACGCAACCACTCGCCGTTGGGACTGGCGGTGATCGACCTGGATGATTTCCACCAGACCAACGACGAACACGGCCATGCCGGCGGCGACGCGCTGCTGCAGCACCTGGTGGCGGTGTGCCGCCTGCTGCTGCGTGCCACCGATGGCATCGCCCGGCTGGGCGGCGACGAGTTCGTGCTGGTGCTTCCCGAAACCCCCGGCGCGGACAGCATGGCTACGGTGCAGCGGCTGCAGCGCTCGCTGGCGCATCGCGTACTGACCGTGCAGGCCCGGCGGGTACCGGTGCATTTCAGTGCCGGACTTTCGCAATGGCAGCCGGGCGACGATGCGGATTCGATGCTGCGGCGCGCCGATGACGCCCTGTATGTGGCCAAGCGCGAAGGCAAGAACCGGGTGCACGCGGGATAG
- a CDS encoding DUF808 domain-containing protein, which yields MAGASLFALLDDIASLLDDVSVLTKVAAKKTAGVLGDDLALNAQQVTGVNANRELPVVWAVAKGSLVNKVILVPAALAISALEAWLHSRGWNVPLIVPLMMIGGAFLCFEGVEKLAHRFLHSADEDAEHQAELRNALADARVDMVAWEKDKVKGAIRTDFILSAEIIVLSLGVVATASFINQVSTLVVIALAMTVFVYGLVAGIVKLDDLGLYLSRKGAALAAVGRGLLVSAPWLMKFLSVAGTAAMFLVGGGILVHNVPALHHAVQALGGEGQWGWLVNALGNMVVGIIAGAIVLAAVTGFQKLRGK from the coding sequence ATGGCCGGTGCCAGCCTGTTTGCTCTGCTCGACGATATCGCCTCCCTGCTCGACGACGTCTCGGTGCTGACCAAGGTCGCCGCCAAGAAGACCGCGGGCGTGCTGGGCGACGACCTGGCGCTGAACGCGCAGCAGGTAACCGGCGTCAACGCCAACCGTGAACTGCCAGTGGTGTGGGCGGTGGCCAAGGGCTCGCTGGTGAACAAGGTGATCCTGGTGCCGGCGGCGCTGGCGATCAGCGCGCTGGAAGCCTGGCTGCACAGCCGCGGTTGGAACGTGCCGCTGATCGTGCCACTGATGATGATCGGCGGTGCCTTCCTGTGCTTCGAGGGCGTTGAGAAACTGGCGCACCGTTTCCTGCATTCAGCCGACGAGGACGCCGAACACCAGGCCGAGCTGCGCAATGCGCTGGCCGATGCACGGGTGGACATGGTCGCGTGGGAAAAGGACAAGGTGAAGGGCGCGATCCGCACCGACTTCATCCTCTCGGCCGAAATCATCGTGCTGTCGCTGGGCGTTGTTGCCACGGCGTCGTTCATCAACCAGGTCAGTACCCTGGTGGTGATCGCGCTGGCGATGACGGTGTTCGTCTACGGGCTGGTCGCCGGCATCGTGAAACTGGACGACCTGGGCCTGTATCTGTCGCGCAAGGGCGCGGCGCTGGCGGCAGTCGGCCGCGGCCTGCTGGTGTCTGCACCGTGGCTGATGAAGTTCCTGTCGGTGGCCGGTACCGCAGCGATGTTCCTGGTCGGCGGCGGCATCCTGGTGCACAACGTCCCGGCGCTGCACCACGCAGTGCAGGCGCTGGGCGGTGAAGGCCAGTGGGGCTGGCTGGTCAACGCGCTGGGCAACATGGTGGTCGGCATCATCGCCGGTGCGATCGTGCTCGCGGCGGTGACCGGGTTCCAGAAGCTGCGCGGAAAGTAA
- a CDS encoding AarF/UbiB family protein, which produces MNRRSQILRLLMRYRHSGVFSGMNLDAAGSHTDVPPDGNPEQFVSDLEALGPTFVKLGQMLSTRPDMVPVEFATALERMQEKVAPIPVERIHAIVEQELGAPVNKLFAAFDPQPLGCASIAQVHRAVLHDGREVAVKVQKPEVAAQLRSDLEVLRSFALAADHLTQIGRRVRLRDWLNEFAKTLMQELDYHAEAENLSRFGRHLKPFRRLWIPQPLWDYSSHRVLTMELATGVRVDAIPDVRRTEQAMDPLAAALIRGYLDQIFVHGEIHADPHPGNLRVMPDGRLAIFDLGMVAHMPPRLRERLLKILFAAVDGRGEEVADDLISISTRLEAFDEERYLRETGQLIARYAASANFSEGRVVLDMVRIATSSGLRTPPELSLLGKALLNLETVCRLLAPDLDTRRIVERQLQHVMRARLKKSLSAANLASEAMELQQLLRDGPRKLSDIMALLAENRLQMKVTGLEESRLMENLQKIANRVAAGIISAALIMAAAMMMKIDTGWHVLGYPAIALVLLLIGVVLGLGIVTSALLFDRRARSREERGHR; this is translated from the coding sequence ATGAACCGGCGCAGCCAGATCCTGCGCCTGCTGATGCGCTACCGCCATTCCGGCGTGTTCTCCGGCATGAACCTGGACGCTGCCGGCAGCCACACCGACGTGCCACCGGACGGCAATCCGGAGCAGTTCGTCAGTGACCTGGAAGCGCTGGGGCCCACCTTCGTCAAGCTCGGGCAGATGCTGTCGACCCGCCCGGACATGGTGCCGGTGGAGTTCGCCACCGCGCTGGAGCGCATGCAGGAGAAAGTGGCGCCGATCCCGGTCGAACGCATCCACGCCATCGTCGAACAGGAACTGGGCGCGCCGGTGAACAAACTGTTCGCCGCATTCGATCCGCAGCCGCTTGGCTGTGCGTCCATCGCCCAGGTGCATCGCGCGGTGCTGCACGACGGCCGCGAGGTGGCGGTGAAAGTGCAGAAGCCCGAGGTGGCCGCGCAGCTGCGTTCGGATCTGGAAGTGCTGCGCAGCTTCGCCCTGGCCGCCGACCACCTGACCCAGATCGGTCGCCGCGTGCGCCTGCGCGACTGGCTCAACGAATTCGCCAAGACGCTGATGCAGGAGCTGGACTACCACGCCGAGGCCGAGAACCTGTCGCGCTTCGGCCGTCATCTGAAGCCGTTCCGGCGCCTGTGGATTCCGCAGCCGCTGTGGGACTACAGCAGCCATCGCGTGCTGACCATGGAACTGGCCACCGGCGTGCGCGTGGATGCCATTCCCGATGTGCGCCGCACCGAACAGGCGATGGACCCGCTGGCGGCGGCGCTGATCCGCGGTTACCTGGACCAGATCTTCGTGCACGGCGAAATCCACGCCGACCCGCACCCCGGCAACCTGCGGGTGATGCCTGATGGGCGCTTGGCCATCTTCGACCTGGGCATGGTCGCGCACATGCCGCCGCGGCTGCGCGAGCGCCTGCTGAAGATCCTGTTTGCCGCCGTCGATGGCCGCGGCGAGGAAGTGGCCGACGACCTGATCAGCATCAGCACGCGGCTGGAAGCGTTCGATGAGGAGCGCTACCTGCGCGAGACCGGCCAGCTGATCGCACGCTACGCGGCCAGCGCGAATTTCTCCGAAGGGCGCGTAGTGCTGGACATGGTGCGCATCGCCACTTCGTCCGGGTTGCGCACGCCGCCGGAGCTGAGCCTGCTCGGCAAGGCGCTGCTCAATCTTGAAACCGTATGCCGCCTGCTGGCACCGGACCTGGATACGCGGCGCATCGTCGAGCGCCAGTTGCAGCACGTGATGCGCGCGCGCCTGAAGAAATCCCTGTCGGCCGCCAACCTGGCCAGCGAGGCGATGGAGTTGCAGCAACTGCTGCGCGACGGACCGCGCAAGCTGTCGGACATCATGGCGCTGCTGGCCGAGAACCGGCTGCAGATGAAGGTGACCGGGTTGGAAGAATCGCGGCTGATGGAGAACCTGCAGAAGATCGCCAACCGCGTGGCCGCCGGCATCATCAGCGCCGCGTTGATCATGGCGGCGGCAATGATGATGAAGATCGACACCGGCTGGCATGTGCTGGGCTATCCTGCCATCGCATTGGTGCTGTTGTTGATCGGCGTGGTGCTTGGGCTGGGCATCGTGACCAGCGCGTTGTTGTTCGATCGCCGTGCGCGCTCGCGCGAGGAACGTGGGCATCGATAG
- a CDS encoding phosphoglycerol transferase I, translating to MLWILLLSLLLLSWLFLASAKWVWWKAGLFSLLLLALSAWWLIDKLSGDGLNAATLYHLGADMEGAGVADFKGYIAGFIVLAAVSLLPLFATRVKRWRRPTAGGAWFAGFAALWVATIMISPLARDGQRLYQQLRPVDFARIAPEYQVPTQALQRPRNIVWIYGESLERTYLDEAVFPGLMPNLNRLAAKSLDVRGLASAEGGGWTIAGLVSSMCGVPLTTSQGDENSMDRMGSFLPKAVCLGDYLKQQGYTNHYLGGANGQFAGKGQFLASHGFDEVHDLAWFKQQKKIGRIHYSAWGVHDDVLLDTAYQRFEQLSRQDAPFMLTTLTMDTHHPAGHLPVACKGTRYQSQYGNIGMLNALKCTDRLISQLVERIQASPYGKDTLIVIASDHLAMPNDLSHILTRQKRENLLLFLGDGVTPRQLAAEDGSTLDSGATLLSLLDPNLQTMGFGRSLLDDKRAPSASAAARRDGGRDYPQYLAFARSLWLGEPTRQLKIDGDDQVVVGLQHVQPPVLLEYDKDWDLKSVYLENTSRQFDDADPDNTLAYVDRCTAFEDGSADGDWCALLVNRDNGIKLYRDGQLRNGIDVDAPLDAFQGPRPSVRQAHMITQKGRRTRAGQYMLQLVASTRPDRGFWIEAVSSQRKVVLAQQWVQPDADGKINVSFGLDHEVDDLEIRAWLNHAEKLAVDTFALVPSRGRPRG from the coding sequence ATGCTCTGGATTCTGCTGCTGTCGCTGTTGCTGCTGTCCTGGTTGTTCCTCGCGTCCGCAAAGTGGGTGTGGTGGAAAGCCGGCTTGTTCTCGCTGTTGCTGCTGGCGCTCAGTGCCTGGTGGCTGATCGACAAGCTGTCCGGTGACGGACTCAACGCCGCCACCCTGTACCACCTGGGTGCGGACATGGAAGGCGCCGGTGTCGCCGACTTCAAGGGCTACATCGCCGGCTTCATCGTGCTGGCGGCGGTTTCGCTGCTGCCGCTGTTCGCTACGCGGGTGAAGCGTTGGCGCCGCCCCACGGCCGGTGGTGCGTGGTTTGCCGGTTTCGCCGCGCTGTGGGTGGCCACGATCATGATCAGCCCACTGGCGCGCGATGGCCAACGCCTGTACCAGCAGCTGCGCCCGGTGGATTTCGCCCGTATCGCCCCCGAATACCAGGTGCCTACGCAGGCCCTGCAGCGCCCACGCAACATCGTCTGGATCTACGGCGAGAGCCTGGAGCGCACCTATCTGGATGAGGCCGTGTTTCCCGGCCTGATGCCCAATCTCAACCGGTTGGCGGCCAAGTCGCTGGATGTGCGCGGGCTGGCCTCGGCCGAAGGCGGCGGCTGGACCATCGCCGGCCTGGTGTCGTCGATGTGCGGCGTGCCGCTGACCACCTCGCAGGGCGATGAGAACAGCATGGACCGGATGGGCAGCTTCCTGCCCAAGGCCGTGTGCCTGGGCGACTACCTGAAGCAGCAGGGTTACACCAACCACTATCTTGGCGGCGCCAACGGCCAGTTCGCCGGCAAGGGGCAGTTCCTGGCCAGCCATGGCTTCGACGAAGTGCATGACCTGGCGTGGTTCAAGCAGCAGAAGAAGATCGGCCGCATCCACTACTCGGCATGGGGCGTGCATGACGACGTGCTGCTGGACACCGCCTACCAGCGCTTCGAGCAGCTGTCGCGGCAGGACGCGCCGTTCATGCTGACCACGCTGACCATGGACACGCACCACCCGGCCGGGCATCTGCCGGTGGCGTGCAAAGGCACGCGTTACCAGAGCCAGTACGGCAACATCGGCATGCTCAATGCGCTGAAGTGCACCGACCGCCTGATCTCGCAGCTGGTCGAACGCATCCAGGCCAGCCCCTACGGCAAGGACACGTTGATCGTGATCGCCTCCGATCACCTGGCCATGCCCAACGACCTCAGCCATATCCTGACCAGGCAGAAGCGCGAGAACCTGCTGTTGTTCCTCGGTGACGGCGTGACTCCGCGCCAGCTGGCCGCCGAAGACGGCTCGACCCTGGATTCCGGGGCCACCCTGCTCAGCCTGCTCGATCCGAACCTGCAGACGATGGGCTTTGGCCGTTCGCTGCTGGACGACAAGCGTGCGCCGAGTGCCAGCGCCGCCGCACGCCGCGATGGCGGCCGCGACTATCCGCAGTATCTGGCCTTCGCCCGCTCGCTGTGGCTGGGTGAGCCGACGCGGCAGCTGAAGATCGACGGTGATGACCAGGTGGTGGTGGGCCTGCAGCACGTGCAGCCGCCGGTGCTGCTGGAATACGACAAGGACTGGGACCTGAAATCGGTGTATCTGGAAAACACCTCGCGCCAGTTCGACGATGCCGACCCGGACAACACGCTCGCCTACGTCGATCGCTGCACCGCGTTCGAGGATGGCTCGGCCGATGGTGACTGGTGTGCGCTGCTGGTGAACCGCGACAACGGCATCAAGCTGTACCGCGATGGCCAGCTGCGCAACGGCATCGATGTGGATGCACCACTGGATGCCTTCCAAGGCCCCCGCCCCAGCGTGCGCCAGGCACATATGATCACGCAGAAGGGCCGCCGTACCCGCGCCGGCCAGTACATGCTGCAGCTGGTGGCGAGCACGCGCCCGGACCGCGGTTTCTGGATCGAAGCGGTGTCCTCGCAGCGCAAGGTGGTGCTGGCCCAGCAGTGGGTGCAGCCCGACGCCGACGGCAAGATCAACGTATCGTTCGGTCTTGACCACGAAGTGGACGATCTGGAAATCCGCGCGTGGTTGAACCACGCCGAGAAGCTGGCAGTGGATACGTTCGCACTGGTGCCCTCGCGCGGGCGGCCGCGGGGGTAA